In Harpia harpyja isolate bHarHar1 chromosome Z, bHarHar1 primary haplotype, whole genome shotgun sequence, a single window of DNA contains:
- the SELENOK gene encoding selenoprotein K isoform X1 — translation MRLPPAHAQRGRGQGTGQRPRAAAMVYISNGQVLDNQSRAPWRLSSITDFFWSIADFVVLFFQSIIQPDLRRRGYTSSSYSGYNDGRGPPAHPRRRMGRINHWGGGPSPPPMAGGGUGR, via the exons ATGCGCCTCCCGCCCGCGCACGCGCAGCGGGGCCGAGGGCAGGGGACGGGGCAGCGCCCGCGGGCCGCCGCCATGGTGTACATCTCCAACG GACAAGTTTTGGATAACCAGAGTCGGGCTCCTTGGCGTTTGTCATCTATAACAGATTTCTTCTGGTCGATAGCAGATTTTGTGGTTCTGTT tttccagaGCATTATTCAACCAGATTTGAGAAGAAGAGGCTACACATCTTCCTCCTATTCAGGATACAATGACGGAAGAGG GCCTCCAGCACATCCTCGCCGTAGGATGGGTCGAATAAATCACTGGGGTGGAGGCCCCAGTCCACCACCAATGGCTGGAGGTGGATGAGGAAG GTAA
- the SELENOK gene encoding selenoprotein K isoform X2 — MRLPPAHAQRGRGQGTGQRPRAAAMVYISNGQVLDNQSRAPWRLSSITDFFWSIADFVVLFFQSIIQPDLRRRGYTSSSYSGYNDGRGPPAHPRRRMGRINHWGGGPSPPPMAGGGUGR; from the exons ATGCGCCTCCCGCCCGCGCACGCGCAGCGGGGCCGAGGGCAGGGGACGGGGCAGCGCCCGCGGGCCGCCGCCATGGTGTACATCTCCAACG GACAAGTTTTGGATAACCAGAGTCGGGCTCCTTGGCGTTTGTCATCTATAACAGATTTCTTCTGGTCGATAGCAGATTTTGTGGTTCTGTT tttccagaGCATTATTCAACCAGATTTGAGAAGAAGAGGCTACACATCTTCCTCCTATTCAGGATACAATGACGGAAGAGG GCCTCCAGCACATCCTCGCCGTAGGATGGGTCGAATAAATCACTGGGGTGGAGGCCCCAGTCCACCACCAATGGCTGGAGGTGGATGAGGAAGGTAA
- the ACTR8 gene encoding actin-related protein 8: protein MTQAEKGEAENGKDKERDREREQRGVKRPIVPAAVPESLQEQIQSNFIVVIHPGSTTLRLGRATDTLPVGIPHVIARRHKQQGQAAYRDSWLLRDGLNKPESTEQRQNGLKMVDQAIWSKKMSNGARRIPVSPDQARSYNRQMRPAILDHSSGAKWTNTSNHPEFLVGEEALYVNPLDSYNIHWPIRRGQLNLHAGPGGSLTAVLADLEVIWSHAIQKYLEIPLKDLKYYRCILLIPDIYNKQHVKELVNMILMKMGFSGIVVHQESVCATFGSGLSSACIVDVGDQKTSVCCVEDGVSHRNTRLCLAYGGSDVSRCFYWLMQRAGFPYRDCQLTNKLDCLLLQHLKEIFCHLDQDISGLQDHEFQIRHPDSPALLYQFRLGDEKLQAPMALFYPATFGIVGQKMTTLQHRSQGDPEDPHDEHYLLATQSKQEQSAKATADRKSMSKPGAFEGDLRGQASDISERIYPQEVELGSSQSDCMISGNDSEEPLTAHMSRKTAISQFEGKALGLDKAILHSIDCCASDDTKKKMYSSILVVGGGLMFHKAQEFLQHRILNKMPPSFRRVVENVEVITRPKDMDPRLIAWKGGAVLACLDTTQELWIYQREWQRFGVRMLRERAAFVW from the exons ATGACTCAGGCGGAGAAAGGCGAGGCGGAGAACGGGAAGGACAAGGAGCGCGACCGGGAGCGCGAGCAGCGCGGCGTCAAGCGGCCCATCGTCCCCGCCGCCGTGCCCGAGTCCCTGCAGGAG CAAATACAGAGCAACTTCATCGTGGTGATACACCCTGGCTCCACGACTCTGCGGCTCGGGCGGGCCACGGACACGCTGCCCGTGGGCATTCCCCATGTCATCGCGCGGCGGCACAAGCAGCAAGGACAGGCGGCCTACAGAGACAGCTGGCTCCTGAGGGACGGGCTCAAC aAACCTGAAAGCACTGAGCAGAGGCAAAATGGCCTTAAAATGGTGGACCAAGCAATATGGTCCAAAAAGATGTCAAATGGTGCAAGGCGTATACCAGTGTCACCTGATCAG GCCAGGTCATACAACAGACAGATGCGGCCAGCTATTTTAGATCACAGCTCTGGGGCCAAGTGGACAAACACATCAAATCATCCTGAATTTTTGGTAGGAGAAGAG GCACTGTATGTTAATCCACTAGATTCTTATAATATACATTGGCCTATTAGAAGAGGGCAGTTGAATCTCCACGCAGGACCTGGTGGCTCCCTCACTGCAGTATTAGCAGACCTTGAAGTTATATGGTCACATGCAATACAAAAATATCTGGAAATACCATTGAAAGACTTAAAG TACTACAGATGCATTTTACTAATTCCAGACATCTATAATAAACAACACGTGAAAGAACTGGTAAATATGATCCTAATGAAGATGGGCTTCTCAG GAATTGTTGTACACCAGGAGTCTGTCTGTGCTACTTTTGGAAGTGGTTTAAGCAGCGCATGTATAGTAGATGTGGGAGATCAGAAGACAAGTGTTTGCTGTGTAGAAGACGGTGTTTCCCATCGCAACACCAG GCTGTGCCTTGCATATGGAGGATCTGATGTGTCAAGGTGTTTTTATTGGCTTATGCAACGAGCAGGATTCCCATACAGAGACTGTCAGTTAACTAATAAGTTGGATTGCCTGCTGCTTCAGCACTTAAAGGAGATATTTTGTCATCTAGACCAG GATATTTCTGGATTGCAAGACCATGAGTTCCAGATCCGTCATCCAGATTCTCCAGCTTTATTATACCAGTTCCGATTAGGAGATGAAAAattacag GCTCCAATGGCTCTGTTTTATCCAGCAACTTTTGGAATTGTTGGACAAAAAATGACAACTTTGCAACACAGGTCACAAGGTGACCCTGAAGATCCTCATGATGAACATTATCTGCTAGCCACACAAAGTAAGCAGGAGCAG tcTGCAAAAGCTACAGCTGATAGAAAATCTATGTCAAAGCCTGGTGCATTTGAGGGAGACTTGAGAGGCCAAGCCTCAGACATTTCAGAGAGGATCTACCCACAAGAAGTAGAACTGGGATCTTCCCAGAGCGATTGTATGATATCTGGAAATGATTCAGAGGAACCTTTAACTGCACACATGTCCAGGAAGACAGCTATTTCTCAGTTTGAAGGCAAAGCCTTAGGCCTTGACAAAGCCATTCTTCATAGTATTGACTGCTGCG CATCTGATGATACAAAAAAGAAGATGTACAGCTCCATCTTAGTAGTAGGAGGAGGCCTTATGTTTCATAAAGCTCAAGAGTTTCTTCAACACCGAATTCTCAACAAAATGCCACCCTCTTTTAGAAGAGTCGTTGAAAATGTTGAAGTCATCACAAGACCTAAG gatATGGACCCCCGCTTAATTGCATGGAAAGGAGGTGCAGTTTTAGCCTGTCTTGACACAACTCAGGAGCTATGGATATATCAGCGAGAATGGCAGCGTTTTGGTGTCAGAATGTTACGAGAGCGAGCTGCATTTGTATGGTAA